A window of Primulina huaijiensis isolate GDHJ02 chromosome 9, ASM1229523v2, whole genome shotgun sequence contains these coding sequences:
- the LOC140985170 gene encoding uncharacterized protein — MVLTLSRTNFTEPSGATKFEQDEGCNNSLPFVNGSGNDQIENPSANPGNSLADNVNMDFLNPNNSPNSARKQCVQIDQPPYDVAGRENVFKLEHKYNTRVTVEKPTLAPHAFINQDPGDSMTEAFQQHEMCGSYLQFEDAENKLETNWLSQTHLDGEVARSLSLTRQQTPFNTIQLIPCPKRYLLPTPTMSIAKPSSSGLHQLKTNQHSQIHSDGEGARSLSLARKQTPFNTIQPFSYPEQYLDPIPIMSMTKPSSSGLRLNNLFNSGAIVNMKSSQMVSSRVQEKESKPLFNSVAESLLRESTDDDKLVEGSILKSLLSAYLMKSSNKSVVLNQMKDQSTQADKNKRNAENVGDGEAFHRPNPKKGRQTQMSCQCKKTKCMKLYCECFAARFYCTEACSCQGCFNLKICDDEVHEARELIEARNPLAFAPKVVQNSIEPSASGYGEDGTRLPPSSARHIRGCKCKKSMCLKKYCDCYQSKVGCSDGCRCEGCQNVYGQKGEKSIRKGPLSGEENNQGTDSSFFDSFNMPAPTNDSHNAYLGTNQNSTPQSPPFLHSNQEDDESKFWTSLESLESSHPYLHLDNNDSVPANETLDPLWSHQEPDLGNAETKDEFEFPVPCHKPEETDTIYGVPNYMEWTNSSALPFPSGSGHYSCASSQNWHGSQISPLLDFKGNKLDQVVAYESESGNILKDNQPETLEEPPMSLNTVKVSSQNKKRVSSLRDPVQEFGSSSLVGLPKSIPASPVQQMKDPQDRGGNK, encoded by the exons ATGGTGTTAACATTAAGTAGGACAAATTTTACTGAACCATCGGGAGCAACCAAATTTGAGCAGGATGAAGGTTGCAATAATAGTCTTCCTTTTGTCAATGGCTCTGGGAATGACCAAATAGAGAATCCCTCAGCAAATCCTGGCAACTCCTTGGCAGATAACGTGAACATGGACTTTTTAAATCCAAATAATTCACCCAATTCAGCTAGAAAACAATGTGTTCAAATTGATCAACCACCATATGATGTTGCGGGGAGGGAAAATGTGTTCAAACTTGAACATAAATACAATACCAGGGTAACTGTAGAAAAGCCAACTTTGGCACCTCATGCTTTTATCAATCAGGATCCAGGAGATTCCATGACTGAG GCTTTTCAACAACATGAGATGTGTGGGAGCTATCTCCAGTTTGAAGATGCTGAAAACAAATTAGAAACAAATTGGCTTTCTCAGACTCATTTGGATGGCGAAGTGGCAAGATCGCTATCATTAACGAGACAACAAACTCCCTTCAACACTATCCAACTCATTCCGTGTCCTAAACGATATCTTCTTCCTACACCTACCATGAGTATTGCCAAGCCTTCAAGTTCAGGTTTACACCAGTTAAAAACAAATCAGCATTCACAGATTCATTCAGATGGTGAAGGGGCGAGATCACTATCATTGGCCAGAAAACAAACTCCCTTCAACACTATCCAACCCTTTTCGTATCCTGAACAATATTTGGATCCTATTCCTATCATGAGTATGACCAAGCCTTCAAGTTCAGGTTTACGACTAAATAACCTTTTCAATTCTGGTGCGATCGTGAACATGAAATCTTCTCAGATGGTTAGTTCTAGAGTGCAAGAGAAGGAGTCGAAACCTTTGTTCAACTCCGTGGCCGAGTCTCTTTTAAGGGAAAGCACTGATGATGACAAGCTTGTAGAAGGTTCAATCCTTAAAAGTTTACTGTCTGCTTACCTTATGAAGTCATCAAACAAATCTGTTGTCTTGAATCAAATGAAAGATCAATCAACTCAAGCAGATAAAAATAAGCGCAACGCTGAAAATGTTGGGGATGGAGAAGCATTCCACAGGCCGAACCCCAAAAAGGGAAGGCAAACCCA GATGAGTTGCCAATGTAAGAAGACCAAATGCATGAAACT TTACTGCGAGTGCTTTGCTGCTCGTTTCTATTGTACGGAAGCTTGTTCTTGCCAAGGTTGCTTCAACTTAAAAATATGTGATGATGAAGTTCATGAAGCACGAGAATTAATTGAAGCTCGCAATCCTCTGGCATTTGCACCTAAAGTGGTCCAGAATAGCATTGAGCCATCTGCAAGTGGTTATGGG GAAGATGGAACCCGTTTGCCACCATCTTCTGCAAGGCACATAAGAGGATGCAAATGCAAGAAGTCGATGTGTCTCAAAAAGTACTGTGACTGTTATCAG TCGAAAGTGGGATGTTCTGATGGATGCCGTTGTGAAGGGTGCCAAAATGTCTATGGCCAAAAGGGAG AAAAAAGCATTAGGAAGGGCCCCTTGAGTGGAGAAGAGAATAACCAAGGAACAGACTCCTCTTTTTTTGATAGCTTTAATATGCCGGCACCTACAAATGATAGTCATAATGCTTATCTTGGTACCAATCAGAATTCGACTCCGCAGTCACCGCCATTTTTGCACTCGAA CCAAGAAGATGACGAATCAAAATTTTGGACGTCTTTAGAATCCCTCGAGTCGTCTCACCCTTATCTCCACTTAGATAACAATGACAGTGTCCCAGCCAACGAAACTCTCGATCCACTTTGGTCTCATCAGGAACCTGATCTTGGTAATGCAGAAACAAAGGACGAATTCGAATTCCCAGTACCATGTCACAAACCTGAGGAAACAGATACTATTTATGGAGTACCTAACTATATGGAATGGACAAATAGCTCAGCACTTCCATTTCCCTCAGGAAGTGGTCATTATTCTTGTGCGAGTTCTCAAAATTGGCACGGTTCACAAATCTCCCCTCTGCTTGATTTTAAAGGGAATAAACTTGATCAAGTGGTTGCCTATGAGAGCGAGTCAGGTAACATCTTGAAAGATAACCAGCCAGAGACACTTGAGGAACCTCCCATGTCTCTCAATACCGTTAAAGTAAGCTCCCAAAATAAGAAACGAGTATCTTCTCTTCGTGACCCCGTTCAAGAATTTGGTTCAAGCTCACTAGTAGGCTTGCCGAAATCGATTCCTGCATCCCCGGTTCAGCAGATGAAAGATCCTCAAGATCGAGGTGGCAACAAATGA